The Candidatus Cloacimonadota bacterium nucleotide sequence GGTGGAGCGGACTTTGGAATTAGGCGGGATTTCCGAAAGCGAGTTTGGCAGGGTTCAAAATGAATCTTTCCAGGCTTTAACCGGAGTTTGCCTTGACTGAAGCGGCTTTTTCCCGCACGGAGCTTTTGCTGGGAGCGCCAGCTTTGAAGCGTGTGCGCGAAGCCAGGGTTTGCGTGATTGGCTTGGGCGGCGTGGGTTCCTACGCGGTTGAAGCATTGGTGAGAGCCGGGATTCAGCACTTCACTTTGATTGATTTTGACAAGGTGGGGGAGAGCAATCTGAATCGGCAGATAATCGCGCTGCAGGATACGATTGGACTGCCAAAGGTGGAGGTTACGCGCGACAGGATTCTGGCGGTAAACCCCAGTGCCAAAGTGCTTTGCCATCAGGTTTTTTTGGACGAGACGAACCGTCCCAACCTGTTGGTGGAAAACGATTTTTATATAGATGCCATCGACAGCCTGGGACCCAAGATTGGGCTTTTGGAACATGCCGCGCAGCAGGGTTTGAACATCGTGACGGTCATGGGCGCGGGAAATCGCCTGGATCCGGGTTCGGTCAAGCTTTCTCCGCTGCGCAAAACACATAACTGCCCGCTGGCGCGTCGGGTTCGTAAAAGCTTGGGCAAGAGAGGAATAGATGCCTCTTTTCCCTGCGTTTGGTCCAGCGAAAAACCCTTTTTGCCCGAAAATGATTTTGACCCGCCGGATGATGAACCAGATCAGCAACGCGGCAGAAAACGCAGAACTGTCGGCTCCATCAGCTATCTGCCTGCCATCATGGGCATGCA carries:
- a CDS encoding tRNA threonylcarbamoyladenosine dehydratase, with translation MTEAAFSRTELLLGAPALKRVREARVCVIGLGGVGSYAVEALVRAGIQHFTLIDFDKVGESNLNRQIIALQDTIGLPKVEVTRDRILAVNPSAKVLCHQVFLDETNRPNLLVENDFYIDAIDSLGPKIGLLEHAAQQGLNIVTVMGAGNRLDPGSVKLSPLRKTHNCPLARRVRKSLGKRGIDASFPCVWSSEKPFLPENDFDPPDDEPDQQRGRKRRTVGSISYLPAIMGMHAAAWVIQSILEPEE